One Desulfomicrobium apsheronum genomic region harbors:
- a CDS encoding LysR family transcriptional regulator ArgP, whose amino-acid sequence MIDTKHLQALAAVITEQSFEKAARSLFLTQSAISQRIRQLEEHVGQMLVVRSVPIRPTAAGMAVLRHFRQLSVLEESLFEELAPGENSTTATVTLAVNADSLDNWFLRSIPDILAEENVLLDLVVDDQSVTHAYLRSGEVQGAITSTPANFQGLLTHDLGDMEYLCVATPAFRSRHCPHGFDRQAADTAPIVIFNHKDALQHEFLRQHFGEEITPPAHVMPSNISFQGLILQGGAYGMVSSILAEPYLRRGELVDLTPGETLRVPHFYQCWSLQSSLSRRIAEIIVRTARANLIPRSPACSIQRPAAPGPVHAPAPPRFRE is encoded by the coding sequence ATGATAGATACCAAACACCTTCAGGCCCTGGCCGCTGTCATCACCGAGCAAAGCTTTGAAAAGGCCGCCCGCTCGCTCTTTCTGACCCAGTCCGCGATTTCCCAACGCATCCGGCAGCTTGAGGAACACGTGGGCCAAATGCTCGTGGTGCGCTCGGTGCCGATCCGGCCCACAGCCGCAGGCATGGCCGTGCTGCGCCACTTCCGACAACTTTCCGTCCTGGAAGAGTCGCTCTTCGAGGAATTGGCCCCGGGAGAAAACAGCACTACGGCGACCGTGACCCTGGCCGTCAACGCCGACAGCCTGGACAACTGGTTCCTGCGCAGCATTCCCGACATCCTCGCGGAAGAAAACGTGCTTCTTGATCTCGTGGTGGACGACCAGTCCGTGACCCACGCCTATCTGCGCTCGGGGGAAGTCCAAGGCGCCATCACCTCGACCCCGGCGAATTTTCAGGGGCTGCTCACCCACGACCTTGGCGACATGGAATACCTGTGCGTGGCCACGCCCGCGTTCAGATCGCGCCACTGCCCACATGGTTTCGACCGGCAGGCCGCGGACACCGCACCGATCGTCATCTTCAACCACAAGGACGCGCTGCAGCACGAATTTCTGCGCCAGCACTTCGGTGAGGAAATCACCCCGCCCGCGCACGTCATGCCGTCCAACATCAGCTTTCAGGGACTCATACTCCAGGGCGGAGCGTACGGCATGGTCTCCAGCATCCTGGCCGAGCCGTATCTTAGACGCGGTGAACTGGTCGATCTGACACCGGGAGAAACCTTGCGCGTCCCACACTTCTATCAGTGCTGGAGCCTGCAGAGCAGCCTTTCACGGCGCATCGCCGAAATCATAGTGCGCACTGCCCGGGCGAACCTGATCCCCCGGAGCCCAGCGTGCAGCATCCAGCGCCCTGCGGCGCCGGGTCCTGTTCACGCCCCTGCCCCGCCCCGTTTCCGGGAGTGA
- a CDS encoding LysE/ArgO family amino acid transporter, with amino-acid sequence MIFTPFLQGLGTGAGLIIAIGAQNAFVLNRGLTRNHHLTVALICALSDALLITLGLSGMGIVLAHSEALAVWATWLGVAFLFWYGLRSFRSAMRSGSLEAQERARMGLGATVVATLAVTFLNPHVYLDTVLLLGSIGGRYPEAQRFFFGAGAVTASLLWFLALGLGARLLLPFFRHPRSWAVLDVLVGLTMWGVAASLVASVFAA; translated from the coding sequence ATGATTTTCACGCCATTTTTGCAGGGTCTGGGAACAGGCGCCGGACTCATTATCGCCATCGGCGCACAAAATGCCTTTGTGCTCAACCGGGGTCTGACCCGCAACCATCATCTCACCGTGGCGCTCATCTGCGCCTTGAGCGACGCCCTGCTCATAACCCTTGGACTGTCGGGCATGGGAATTGTCTTGGCGCACAGCGAGGCGCTGGCGGTTTGGGCAACCTGGCTCGGGGTGGCCTTTCTTTTCTGGTACGGGCTGCGATCCTTTCGCTCGGCCATGCGCTCGGGAAGTCTCGAAGCCCAGGAACGGGCGCGGATGGGGCTTGGGGCCACGGTGGTCGCGACCCTCGCCGTGACGTTCCTCAATCCGCACGTCTACCTTGATACCGTACTCCTGCTTGGCTCCATCGGTGGGCGCTATCCTGAGGCGCAGCGGTTTTTCTTCGGCGCGGGCGCGGTCACGGCCTCCCTGCTCTGGTTTCTCGCCCTGGGTCTTGGTGCGCGCCTGTTGCTGCCTTTTTTTCGGCATCCCAGATCATGGGCCGTGCTCGACGTTTTGGTGGGCCTGACCATGTGGGG